In a genomic window of Octopus sinensis linkage group LG16, ASM634580v1, whole genome shotgun sequence:
- the LOC115220321 gene encoding nucleolar protein dao-5 isoform X6, whose product MSGIEKVAPLLLRGSKQMRFPIRVFCDKISSESVTKDVPTKDVPIKDVPTKDVPTKDVPTKDVPAKDLAAKDVPAKDLAAKDLAAKDVAAKDVATKDVPAKDVPVKDVPAKEVPAKDVATKDVPVKDVAAKDVAAKDVPVKDVPAKGVPAKDVAVEDVAAKGVATKDVPAKDVASKDVAAKVVAAKDVPAKDVAAKDVPVKDVAAKDVAAKDVAAKDVPAKDVPAKDVAAKDVPAKDVAAKDVPAKDVAAKDVPVIDVAAKDVPVKDVAAKGVPAKDVAVEDVAAKDVPAKGVPAKDVASKDVAAKVVAAKDVAAKDVPAKDVPAKDVPVKDVPAKDVAAKDVPVIDVAAKDVPVKDVAAKDVPVKDVAAKGVPAKDVAAKDVPAKDVPAKDVPVKDVAAKDVPAKDVAVKDVAAKGVPAKDVAVENVAAKDVAAKDVPVKDVPAKDVPAKDVPVKDVAAKDVPVIDVPVIDVAAKDVPAKDVPVIDVAAKDVPVKDVAVKDVPAKDVAAKDVPVKDVPAKDVAAKDVAAKDVPAKDVAAKDVAAKDVAAKDVPAKDVPVIDVPVKDVPVKDVAAKDLPAKDVAAKDVAAKDVAVKDVPAKDVAAKDVPVKDVPAKDAPTNDALDFQVLAEDIDNASFKCKEYFEHNPMTFYDIESGMAKYRAPQPTPVHN is encoded by the exons ATGTCTGGGATTGAAAAAGTCGCTCCTTTACTGTTAAGGGGATCAAAGCAAATGAGATTTCCGATACgg gTATTTTGTGATAAGATTTCTTCTGAAAGTGTTACAAAAGATGTACCTACAAAAGATGTACCTATAAAAGATGTACCTACAAAAGATGTACCTACAAAAGATGTACCTACAAAAGATGTACCTGCAAAAGATTTAGCTGCAAAAGATGTACCTGCAAAAGATTTAGCTGCAAAAGATTTAGCTGCAAAAGATGTAGCTGCAAAAGATGTAGCTACAAAAGATGTACCTGCAAAAGATGTACCTGTAAAAGATGTACCTGCAAAAGAGGTACCTGCAAAAGATGTAGCTACAAAAGATGTACCTGTAAAAGATGTAGCTGCAAAAGATGTAGCTGCAAAAGATGTACCTGTAAAAGAT GTACCTGCAAAAGGTGTACCTGCAAAAGATGTAGCTGTAGAAGATGTAGCTGCAAAAGGTGTAGCTACAAAAGATGTACCTGCAAAAGATGTAGCTTCAAAAGATGTAGCTGCAAAAGTTGTAGCTGCAAAAGATGTACCTGCAAAAGATGTAGCTGCAAAAGATGTACCTGTAAAAGATGTAGCTGCAAAAGATGTGGCTGCAAAAGATGTGGCTGCAAAAGATGTACCTGCAAAAGATGTACCTGCAAAAGATGTAGCTGCAAAAGATGTACCTGCAAAAGATGTGGCTGCAAAAGATGTACCTGCAAAAGATGTAGCTGCAAAAGATGTACCTGTAATAGATGTAGCTGCAAAAGATGTACCCGTAAAAGATGTAGCTGCAAAAGGTGTACCTGCAAAAGATGTAGCTGTAGAAGATGTAGCTGCAAAAGATGTACCTGCAAAAGGTGTACCTGCAAAAGATGTAGCTTCAAAAGATGTAGCTGCAAAAGTTGTAGCTGCAAAAGATGTAGCTGCAAAAGATGTACCTGCAAAAGATGTACCTGCAAAAGATGTACCTGTAAAAGATGTACCTGCAAAAGATGTGGCTGCAAAAGATGTACCTGTAATAGATGTAGCTGCAAAAGATGTACCCGTAAAAGATGTAGCTGCAAAAGATGTACCCGTAAAAGATGTAGCTGCAAAAGGTGTACCTGCAAAAGATGTAGCTGCAAAAGATGTACCTGCAAAAGATGTACCTGCAAAAGATGTACCTGTAAAAGATGTGGCTGCAAAAGATGTACCTGCAAAAGATGTAGCTGTAAAAGATGTAGCTGCAAAAGGTGTACCTGCAAAAGATGTAGCTGTAGAAAATGTAGCTGCAAAAGATGTAGCTGCAAAAGATGTACCTGTAAAAGATGTACCTGCAAAAGATGTACCTGCAAAAGATGTACCTGTAAAAGATGTAGCTGCAAAAGATGTACCTGTAATAGATGTACCTGTAATAGATGTAGCTGCAAAAGATGTACCTGCAAAAGATGTACCTGTAATAGATGTAGCTGCAAAAGATGTACCCGTAAAAGATGTAGCTGTAAAAGATGTACCTGCAAAAGATGTGGCTGCAAAAGATGTACCTGTAAAAGATGTACCTGCAAAAGATGTGGCTGCAAAAGATGTGGCTGCAAAAGATGTACCTGCAAAAGATGTAGCTGCAAAAGATGTAGCTGCAAAAGATGTAGCTGCAAAAGATGTACCTGCAAAAGATGTACCTGTAATAGATGTACCTGTAAAAGATGTACCTGTAAAAGATGTAGCTGCAAAAGATTTACCTGCAAAAGATGTGGCTGCAAAAGATGTGGCTGCAAAAGATGTAGCTGTAAAAGATGTACCTGCAAAAGATGTAGCTGCAAAAGATGTACCTGTAAAAGATGTACCTGCAAAAGATGCCCCTACAAATGATGCACTTGACTTCCAAG ttttggCAGAAGATATCGACAATGCTTCTttcaaatgtaaagaatattttgaacATAATCCTATGACGTTTTATGATATTGAATCGGGAATGGCAAAATACCGGGCACCACAACCAACTCCAGTTCACAATTAA
- the LOC115220321 gene encoding nucleolar protein dao-5 isoform X8, whose translation MSGIEKVAPLLLRGSKQMRFPIRVFCDKISSESVTKDVPTKDVPIKDVPTKDVPTKDVPTKDVPAKDLAAKDVPAKDLAAKDLAAKDVAAKDVATKDVPAKDVPVKDVPAKEVPAKDVATKDVPVKDVAAKDVAAKDVPAKGVPAKDVAVEDVAAKGVATKDVPAKDVASKDVAAKVVAAKDVPAKDVAAKDVPVKDVAAKDVAAKDVAAKDVPAKDVPAKDVAAKDVPAKDVAAKDVPAKDVAAKDVPVIDVAAKDVPVKDVAAKGVPAKDVAVEDVAAKDVPAKGVPAKDVASKDVAAKVVAAKDVAAKDVPAKDVPAKDVPVKDVPAKDVAAKDVPVIDVAAKDVPVKDVAAKDVPVKDVAAKGVPAKDVAAKDVPAKDVPAKDVPVKDVAAKDVPAKDVAVKDVAAKGVPAKDVAVENVAAKDVAAKDVPVKDVPAKDVPAKDVPVKDVAAKDVPVIDVPVIDVAAKDVPAKDVPVIDVAAKDVPVKDVAVKDVPAKDVAAKDVPVKDVPAKDVAAKDVAAKDVPAKDVAAKDVAAKDVAAKDVPAKDVPVIDVPVKDVPVKDVAAKDLPAKDVAAKDVAAKDVAVKDVPAKDVAAKDVPVKDVPAKDAPTNDALDFQVLAEDIDNASFKCKEYFEHNPMTFYDIESGMAKYRAPQPTPVHN comes from the exons ATGTCTGGGATTGAAAAAGTCGCTCCTTTACTGTTAAGGGGATCAAAGCAAATGAGATTTCCGATACgg gTATTTTGTGATAAGATTTCTTCTGAAAGTGTTACAAAAGATGTACCTACAAAAGATGTACCTATAAAAGATGTACCTACAAAAGATGTACCTACAAAAGATGTACCTACAAAAGATGTACCTGCAAAAGATTTAGCTGCAAAAGATGTACCTGCAAAAGATTTAGCTGCAAAAGATTTAGCTGCAAAAGATGTAGCTGCAAAAGATGTAGCTACAAAAGATGTACCTGCAAAAGATGTACCTGTAAAAGATGTACCTGCAAAAGAGGTACCTGCAAAAGATGTAGCTACAAAAGATGTACCTGTAAAAGATGTAGCTGCAAAAGATGTAGCTGCAAAAGAT GTACCTGCAAAAGGTGTACCTGCAAAAGATGTAGCTGTAGAAGATGTAGCTGCAAAAGGTGTAGCTACAAAAGATGTACCTGCAAAAGATGTAGCTTCAAAAGATGTAGCTGCAAAAGTTGTAGCTGCAAAAGATGTACCTGCAAAAGATGTAGCTGCAAAAGATGTACCTGTAAAAGATGTAGCTGCAAAAGATGTGGCTGCAAAAGATGTGGCTGCAAAAGATGTACCTGCAAAAGATGTACCTGCAAAAGATGTAGCTGCAAAAGATGTACCTGCAAAAGATGTGGCTGCAAAAGATGTACCTGCAAAAGATGTAGCTGCAAAAGATGTACCTGTAATAGATGTAGCTGCAAAAGATGTACCCGTAAAAGATGTAGCTGCAAAAGGTGTACCTGCAAAAGATGTAGCTGTAGAAGATGTAGCTGCAAAAGATGTACCTGCAAAAGGTGTACCTGCAAAAGATGTAGCTTCAAAAGATGTAGCTGCAAAAGTTGTAGCTGCAAAAGATGTAGCTGCAAAAGATGTACCTGCAAAAGATGTACCTGCAAAAGATGTACCTGTAAAAGATGTACCTGCAAAAGATGTGGCTGCAAAAGATGTACCTGTAATAGATGTAGCTGCAAAAGATGTACCCGTAAAAGATGTAGCTGCAAAAGATGTACCCGTAAAAGATGTAGCTGCAAAAGGTGTACCTGCAAAAGATGTAGCTGCAAAAGATGTACCTGCAAAAGATGTACCTGCAAAAGATGTACCTGTAAAAGATGTGGCTGCAAAAGATGTACCTGCAAAAGATGTAGCTGTAAAAGATGTAGCTGCAAAAGGTGTACCTGCAAAAGATGTAGCTGTAGAAAATGTAGCTGCAAAAGATGTAGCTGCAAAAGATGTACCTGTAAAAGATGTACCTGCAAAAGATGTACCTGCAAAAGATGTACCTGTAAAAGATGTAGCTGCAAAAGATGTACCTGTAATAGATGTACCTGTAATAGATGTAGCTGCAAAAGATGTACCTGCAAAAGATGTACCTGTAATAGATGTAGCTGCAAAAGATGTACCCGTAAAAGATGTAGCTGTAAAAGATGTACCTGCAAAAGATGTGGCTGCAAAAGATGTACCTGTAAAAGATGTACCTGCAAAAGATGTGGCTGCAAAAGATGTGGCTGCAAAAGATGTACCTGCAAAAGATGTAGCTGCAAAAGATGTAGCTGCAAAAGATGTAGCTGCAAAAGATGTACCTGCAAAAGATGTACCTGTAATAGATGTACCTGTAAAAGATGTACCTGTAAAAGATGTAGCTGCAAAAGATTTACCTGCAAAAGATGTGGCTGCAAAAGATGTGGCTGCAAAAGATGTAGCTGTAAAAGATGTACCTGCAAAAGATGTAGCTGCAAAAGATGTACCTGTAAAAGATGTACCTGCAAAAGATGCCCCTACAAATGATGCACTTGACTTCCAAG ttttggCAGAAGATATCGACAATGCTTCTttcaaatgtaaagaatattttgaacATAATCCTATGACGTTTTATGATATTGAATCGGGAATGGCAAAATACCGGGCACCACAACCAACTCCAGTTCACAATTAA
- the LOC115220321 gene encoding nucleolar protein dao-5 isoform X19: MSGIEKVAPLLLRGSKQMRFPIRVFCDKISSESVTKDVPTKDVPIKDVPTKDVPTKDVPTKDVPAKDLAAKDVPAKDLAAKDLAAKDVAAKDVATKDVPAKDVPVKDVPAKEVPAKDVATKDVPVKDVAAKDVAAKDVPVKDVPAKDVPAKEVPTKDVAAKEVPAKDVPAKDVPAKDVAAKDVPAKDVAAKDVPAKDVAAKDVPVIDVAAKDVPVKDVAAKGVPAKDVAVEDVAAKDVPAKGVPAKDVASKDVAAKVVAAKDVAAKDVPAKDVPAKDVPVKDVPAKDVAAKDVPVIDVAAKDVPVKDVAAKDVPVKDVAAKGVPAKDVAAKDVPAKDVPAKDVPVKDVAAKDVPAKDVAVKDVAAKGVPAKDVAVENVAAKDVAAKDVPVKDVPAKDVPAKDVPVKDVAAKDVPVIDVPVIDVAAKDVPAKDVPVIDVAAKDVPVKDVAVKDVPAKDVAAKDVPVKDVPAKDVAAKDVAAKDVPAKDVAAKDVAAKDVAAKDVPAKDVPVIDVPVKDVPVKDVAAKDLPAKDVAAKDVAAKDVAVKDVPAKDVAAKDVPVKDVPAKDAPTNDALDFQVLAEDIDNASFKCKEYFEHNPMTFYDIESGMAKYRAPQPTPVHN; the protein is encoded by the exons ATGTCTGGGATTGAAAAAGTCGCTCCTTTACTGTTAAGGGGATCAAAGCAAATGAGATTTCCGATACgg gTATTTTGTGATAAGATTTCTTCTGAAAGTGTTACAAAAGATGTACCTACAAAAGATGTACCTATAAAAGATGTACCTACAAAAGATGTACCTACAAAAGATGTACCTACAAAAGATGTACCTGCAAAAGATTTAGCTGCAAAAGATGTACCTGCAAAAGATTTAGCTGCAAAAGATTTAGCTGCAAAAGATGTAGCTGCAAAAGATGTAGCTACAAAAGATGTACCTGCAAAAGATGTACCTGTAAAAGATGTACCTGCAAAAGAGGTACCTGCAAAAGATGTAGCTACAAAAGATGTACCTGTAAAAGATGTAGCTGCAAAAGATGTAGCTGCAAAAGATGTACCTGTAAAAGAT GTACCTGCAAAAGATGTACCTGCAAAAGAGGTACCTACAAAAGATGTAGCTGCAAAAGAGGTACCTGCAAAAG ATGTACCTGCAAAAGATGTACCTGCAAAAGATGTAGCTGCAAAAGATGTACCTGCAAAAGATGTGGCTGCAAAAGATGTACCTGCAAAAGATGTAGCTGCAAAAGATGTACCTGTAATAGATGTAGCTGCAAAAGATGTACCCGTAAAAGATGTAGCTGCAAAAGGTGTACCTGCAAAAGATGTAGCTGTAGAAGATGTAGCTGCAAAAGATGTACCTGCAAAAGGTGTACCTGCAAAAGATGTAGCTTCAAAAGATGTAGCTGCAAAAGTTGTAGCTGCAAAAGATGTAGCTGCAAAAGATGTACCTGCAAAAGATGTACCTGCAAAAGATGTACCTGTAAAAGATGTACCTGCAAAAGATGTGGCTGCAAAAGATGTACCTGTAATAGATGTAGCTGCAAAAGATGTACCCGTAAAAGATGTAGCTGCAAAAGATGTACCCGTAAAAGATGTAGCTGCAAAAGGTGTACCTGCAAAAGATGTAGCTGCAAAAGATGTACCTGCAAAAGATGTACCTGCAAAAGATGTACCTGTAAAAGATGTGGCTGCAAAAGATGTACCTGCAAAAGATGTAGCTGTAAAAGATGTAGCTGCAAAAGGTGTACCTGCAAAAGATGTAGCTGTAGAAAATGTAGCTGCAAAAGATGTAGCTGCAAAAGATGTACCTGTAAAAGATGTACCTGCAAAAGATGTACCTGCAAAAGATGTACCTGTAAAAGATGTAGCTGCAAAAGATGTACCTGTAATAGATGTACCTGTAATAGATGTAGCTGCAAAAGATGTACCTGCAAAAGATGTACCTGTAATAGATGTAGCTGCAAAAGATGTACCCGTAAAAGATGTAGCTGTAAAAGATGTACCTGCAAAAGATGTGGCTGCAAAAGATGTACCTGTAAAAGATGTACCTGCAAAAGATGTGGCTGCAAAAGATGTGGCTGCAAAAGATGTACCTGCAAAAGATGTAGCTGCAAAAGATGTAGCTGCAAAAGATGTAGCTGCAAAAGATGTACCTGCAAAAGATGTACCTGTAATAGATGTACCTGTAAAAGATGTACCTGTAAAAGATGTAGCTGCAAAAGATTTACCTGCAAAAGATGTGGCTGCAAAAGATGTGGCTGCAAAAGATGTAGCTGTAAAAGATGTACCTGCAAAAGATGTAGCTGCAAAAGATGTACCTGTAAAAGATGTACCTGCAAAAGATGCCCCTACAAATGATGCACTTGACTTCCAAG ttttggCAGAAGATATCGACAATGCTTCTttcaaatgtaaagaatattttgaacATAATCCTATGACGTTTTATGATATTGAATCGGGAATGGCAAAATACCGGGCACCACAACCAACTCCAGTTCACAATTAA
- the LOC115220321 gene encoding neurofilament medium polypeptide isoform X28, producing the protein MSGIEKVAPLLLRGSKQMRFPIRVFCDKISSESVTKDVPTKDVPIKDVPTKDVPTKDVPTKDVPAKDLAAKDVPAKDLAAKDLAAKDVAAKDVATKDVPAKDVPVKDVPAKEVPAKDVATKDVPVKDVAAKDVAAKDVPVKDVPAKDVPAKEVPTKDVAAKEVPAKDVAAKGVPAKDVAVEDVAAKDVPAKGVPAKDVASKDVAAKVVAAKDVAAKDVPAKDVPAKDVPVKDVPAKDVAAKDVPVIDVAAKDVPVKDVAAKDVPVKDVAAKGVPAKDVAAKDVPAKDVPAKDVPVKDVAAKDVPAKDVAVKDVAAKGVPAKDVAVENVAAKDVAAKDVPVKDVPAKDVPAKDVPVKDVAAKDVPVIDVPVIDVAAKDVPAKDVPVIDVAAKDVPVKDVAVKDVPAKDVAAKDVPVKDVPAKDVAAKDVAAKDVPAKDVAAKDVAAKDVAAKDVPAKDVPVIDVPVKDVPVKDVAAKDLPAKDVAAKDVAAKDVAVKDVPAKDVAAKDVPVKDVPAKDAPTNDALDFQVLAEDIDNASFKCKEYFEHNPMTFYDIESGMAKYRAPQPTPVHN; encoded by the exons ATGTCTGGGATTGAAAAAGTCGCTCCTTTACTGTTAAGGGGATCAAAGCAAATGAGATTTCCGATACgg gTATTTTGTGATAAGATTTCTTCTGAAAGTGTTACAAAAGATGTACCTACAAAAGATGTACCTATAAAAGATGTACCTACAAAAGATGTACCTACAAAAGATGTACCTACAAAAGATGTACCTGCAAAAGATTTAGCTGCAAAAGATGTACCTGCAAAAGATTTAGCTGCAAAAGATTTAGCTGCAAAAGATGTAGCTGCAAAAGATGTAGCTACAAAAGATGTACCTGCAAAAGATGTACCTGTAAAAGATGTACCTGCAAAAGAGGTACCTGCAAAAGATGTAGCTACAAAAGATGTACCTGTAAAAGATGTAGCTGCAAAAGATGTAGCTGCAAAAGATGTACCTGTAAAAGAT GTACCTGCAAAAGATGTACCTGCAAAAGAGGTACCTACAAAAGATGTAGCTGCAAAAGAGGTACCTGCAAAAG ATGTAGCTGCAAAAGGTGTACCTGCAAAAGATGTAGCTGTAGAAGATGTAGCTGCAAAAGATGTACCTGCAAAAGGTGTACCTGCAAAAGATGTAGCTTCAAAAGATGTAGCTGCAAAAGTTGTAGCTGCAAAAGATGTAGCTGCAAAAGATGTACCTGCAAAAGATGTACCTGCAAAAGATGTACCTGTAAAAGATGTACCTGCAAAAGATGTGGCTGCAAAAGATGTACCTGTAATAGATGTAGCTGCAAAAGATGTACCCGTAAAAGATGTAGCTGCAAAAGATGTACCCGTAAAAGATGTAGCTGCAAAAGGTGTACCTGCAAAAGATGTAGCTGCAAAAGATGTACCTGCAAAAGATGTACCTGCAAAAGATGTACCTGTAAAAGATGTGGCTGCAAAAGATGTACCTGCAAAAGATGTAGCTGTAAAAGATGTAGCTGCAAAAGGTGTACCTGCAAAAGATGTAGCTGTAGAAAATGTAGCTGCAAAAGATGTAGCTGCAAAAGATGTACCTGTAAAAGATGTACCTGCAAAAGATGTACCTGCAAAAGATGTACCTGTAAAAGATGTAGCTGCAAAAGATGTACCTGTAATAGATGTACCTGTAATAGATGTAGCTGCAAAAGATGTACCTGCAAAAGATGTACCTGTAATAGATGTAGCTGCAAAAGATGTACCCGTAAAAGATGTAGCTGTAAAAGATGTACCTGCAAAAGATGTGGCTGCAAAAGATGTACCTGTAAAAGATGTACCTGCAAAAGATGTGGCTGCAAAAGATGTGGCTGCAAAAGATGTACCTGCAAAAGATGTAGCTGCAAAAGATGTAGCTGCAAAAGATGTAGCTGCAAAAGATGTACCTGCAAAAGATGTACCTGTAATAGATGTACCTGTAAAAGATGTACCTGTAAAAGATGTAGCTGCAAAAGATTTACCTGCAAAAGATGTGGCTGCAAAAGATGTGGCTGCAAAAGATGTAGCTGTAAAAGATGTACCTGCAAAAGATGTAGCTGCAAAAGATGTACCTGTAAAAGATGTACCTGCAAAAGATGCCCCTACAAATGATGCACTTGACTTCCAAG ttttggCAGAAGATATCGACAATGCTTCTttcaaatgtaaagaatattttgaacATAATCCTATGACGTTTTATGATATTGAATCGGGAATGGCAAAATACCGGGCACCACAACCAACTCCAGTTCACAATTAA